Proteins encoded by one window of Lathyrus oleraceus cultivar Zhongwan6 chromosome 1, CAAS_Psat_ZW6_1.0, whole genome shotgun sequence:
- the LOC127109101 gene encoding sm-like protein LSM1B: MINSWFLLPLPQKLLILLRDGRKLMGTLRSFDKFANVVLEGVCERVIVAIENPQDIIVQSARPYGQRVVLKFEFMLLLEGTLLEPSPISFKLPSVSPVFSSSPIQNPCDNRSYKIITKQ, translated from the coding sequence ATGATAAACTCTTGGTTCCTATTACCTCTACCGCAGAAACTTCTTATATTGCTAAGAGATGGTAGAAAGCTCATGGGGACACTTCGCTCTTTTGATAAATTCGCTAATGTTGTTCTTGAGGGTGTCTGTGAGAGGGTTATTGTTGCGATTGAGAATCCTCAGGATATTATTGTCCAATCTGCTAGGCCTTATGGACAGAGAGTTGTTCTCAAGTTCGAGTTCATGCTATTGCTGGAAGGCACACTCCTGGAACCTTCACCAATCAGTTTCAAACTTCCTTCAGTGAGCCCCGTCTTCTCATCCTCACCGATCCAGAACCCCTGTGACAACCGAAGCTACAAAATAATTACCAAGCAGTAA